TGGCGCCGGCGTCTATCGCGTTCTCGACCAGTTCCTTCACCACGGAGGCGGGCCTCTCCACCACCTCTCCGGCGGCTATCTTGGAGGCAAGGACCGGGTCCATGACCCTTATGGTATTCTTCACCGCTCCCATTATAGAAACCCCCCGAGCGGACAGTCGGTACAGAGCGGCTCTCTCGGCCTGCAGAACTCCTTACCGACCCTTACGATAAGCGCGTGGTATTCGTTGAAGGTCCCGGCCTCGTGCGGGAGGTTATCCATAAAGAGTTTTTGCATCTCGTCGTAAGCGGCGTCCTCTCCTATAAGGCCGTGACGGGTAAGTACCCGTTTGGTGTAGGCGTCCACGACGAAGACCGGCTTCCCGGCGGCGTAGAGCACGATGGAGTCGGCGGTCTCCGGCCCGATGCCGTTTACCGTTAAAAGCTCGCGCCTCAAGACGCCGGTCTCTTTCTTAAGGAACGCGTCGATGCCGCCGCCGTAGTTGTCGAAGAGGTGGCTTAAAAAGGCCTTCAACCTTTTCGCCTTTACGTTGAAGTAGCCGGCGGGACGGATACGTTCGGCGAGGGCCTTTACGCCGAGAGCGTGCATAGCTCCCGGCTTAAGGAGCTTCTCTCTCCTTAGATTCCTTATGGCCTTTTCTACGTTGGTCCAGTTGGTGTTCTGTGTCAGGATGGCGCCGACCACGACCTCGAACCTCGTCCTCGCCGGCCACCAGAGCTGGGGGCCGAAGGAGCGGAAGAGGGCCTCGTAGAAACCCCCGAGCGTGCGGGACAGATCTTTATTCTTCACCCTTTAAGCCCCGGGGAAGCGGGCGAGCGGCTTAAGGCGGACGGGTCAGCTCTCCGCCCCTAATATCCCCTCAACCTCTCCACCTCTTTTTTGGTAAGGTGCCTGAACTCTCCGGGCTTGAGCCCGCCGGGCCTGAGCCCCGCGAACTCGACCCTCTTTAACTTTGTCACCGGATGGCCCACCCTCTGGCACATCCTCTTAACGAGCCTCGTCCTCCCCTCGGTGACGGTGAGCTCTATCCAGGAGTTCTCGCGGGTCGTTCGTAAAAGCCTGGCCCTCGCCGGGTGGGTCTTGCCGTCCTCGAGGGAGACGCCCCGCTCGAGCCTGGCCAGGGTCTTCTCGTCCGGCACGTTCCTTACCTTTACGTGGTACTTCTTGGGGATCTTGTACCGGGGGTGTATAAGCCGTTCCATGAGCTCGCCGTCGTCGGTCAAGAGCAGCACCCCTTCGGCGTCGTAGTCGAGCCTGCCCACGGGAAAGACCCGGGCCTTGACCTTCTTGACCAGGTCGGTGACGACGGGCCTTCCCTCCGGGTCAGAAAGAGCGCTTATGCAGCCCTTGGGCTTATTCAGCAGCAGATATGTCCTCGGCCCTTCGACGCGGCGAGGGGAGATGGGCTTGCCGTCCACCTCGATAATGTCCCGGGCCGGATCGACCCTGGTACCGAGTTCAACTATTACGCTCTTGTTTACCCGGACCCTGGCCTGAAGGATGAGTTCCTCGGCCTTCCTCCTCGACGTTATCCCCGCCCTGGCTATCACCTTCTGGAGCCTTTCCATTGAATCTTTCTTCGGAGGACTTTTCTTCGGCGCATTTTTCTTCAGGGGGCTTTTCGTCGGGGGACTCTTCTTCGGAGGACTCTTCCTTGGAGGGCTCTTCCTCGTCGTCGTCTTCTTCGAACTCGTCCTCTTCTTCGTCGTCGTCGTTGTCTTCCGCGTCGAGACCTTCTTCGACGCGCTCTTCCTCCGCGTCGCCTTCGGCGCCGAGGCTTTTTTCGACACTCTCTTCCCCTGCATCGCTTTCCGTGACGAGCTCTTCTTCCGTTGCGGCATCTTCACTATCCTCCAGAGATTCGATATCTCTAAGTGCGGGAAGGTGCGAGAGGTCCTTCAGGTCGAAGGTCTCGAGGAACTCCTTGGTCGTGCCGTATACGACCGGCCTTCCGGGGGTATCCTTCCTGCCCACCATCTTTATGAGCCTCCTGTCAAGGAGGGTCCTCAGCACCCCTCCCGAGTCGACTCCCCTTATCTCTTCGAGTTCCCCCTTTGTTATCGGCTGCTTGTAGGCCACTATGGCGAGCGTCTCCATGGCGGCCTTGCTGACCCTCTGCATGCCTATCTTGAAGAGCCTCCTCATCCAGGGGGCGTACTCGGCGCGGGTCCTCATCTGGTAGCCGCCGGCCACCTCCTCGATATAGAGCCCCCCGTCGCCGGACGAGTAGCGCTCCATGAGCTCGCCGAGCGCGGCCTTTATATCCTCCTTCTTCTCGCCTTCGAGTACTCCGGCGAGCCTGTCGATCGTTACCGGATGGTCGGCCGCGAAGATAAGGGCCTCCACAAGCGGTATCAAACTCTCCCTATCGGTCATATGATCTCCCCCGGACGGACCTCGCCCGACGTCTGGTATATTCTTATTTCCCCCTCGCCGCTCTGGTGAATACGAATAAGAAGCATCCTCGCCAACTCCAGGGTGGCAAGGAAGGTCGCGATTATTTCCCCCCTGGTGGAGTTGGGGTTGAAGAGGTCGGTGAATATAACGCTCTTCTCCCTGCCCAGCACCTCCATTATATGGTTCACCTTGTCGGT
The sequence above is a segment of the Thermodesulfobacteriota bacterium genome. Coding sequences within it:
- the scpB gene encoding SMC-Scp complex subunit ScpB, with product MTDRESLIPLVEALIFAADHPVTIDRLAGVLEGEKKEDIKAALGELMERYSSGDGGLYIEEVAGGYQMRTRAEYAPWMRRLFKIGMQRVSKAAMETLAIVAYKQPITKGELEEIRGVDSGGVLRTLLDRRLIKMVGRKDTPGRPVVYGTTKEFLETFDLKDLSHLPALRDIESLEDSEDAATEEELVTESDAGEESVEKSLGAEGDAEEERVEEGLDAEDNDDDEEEDEFEEDDDEEEPSKEESSEEESPDEKPPEEKCAEEKSSEERFNGKAPEGDSQGGDNVEEEGRGTHPSGQGPGKQERNS
- a CDS encoding pseudouridine synthase — translated: MERLQKVIARAGITSRRKAEELILQARVRVNKSVIVELGTRVDPARDIIEVDGKPISPRRVEGPRTYLLLNKPKGCISALSDPEGRPVVTDLVKKVKARVFPVGRLDYDAEGVLLLTDDGELMERLIHPRYKIPKKYHVKVRNVPDEKTLARLERGVSLEDGKTHPARARLLRTTRENSWIELTVTEGRTRLVKRMCQRVGHPVTKLKRVEFAGLRPGGLKPGEFRHLTKKEVERLRGY
- a CDS encoding endonuclease III domain-containing protein gives rise to the protein MKNKDLSRTLGGFYEALFRSFGPQLWWPARTRFEVVVGAILTQNTNWTNVEKAIRNLRREKLLKPGAMHALGVKALAERIRPAGYFNVKAKRLKAFLSHLFDNYGGGIDAFLKKETGVLRRELLTVNGIGPETADSIVLYAAGKPVFVVDAYTKRVLTRHGLIGEDAAYDEMQKLFMDNLPHEAGTFNEYHALIVRVGKEFCRPREPLCTDCPLGGFL